Proteins from a genomic interval of Rhodococcoides fascians A25f:
- a CDS encoding glycine--tRNA ligase: protein MAPKSKVETVANLAKRRGLVYPCGEIYGGTKSAWDYGPLGVELKENIKKQWWRNMITSRDDTVGLDSSVILPRQVWEASGHVETFSDPLVESLHTHKRYRADHLIEAYEEKHGHPPENGLADIRDPETGEPGSWTEPRAFSGLLKTFLGPVDNEEGLHYLRPETAQGIFVNFANVLTTSRKKPPFGIGQIGKSFRNEITPGNFIFRTREFEQMEMEFFVKPGEDDEWHQYWIDYRMKWYTDLGIDPENLRLYEHAKEKLSHYSKRTVDIEYKFGFQGSAWGELEGVANRTDYDLSVHSKASGQDLSYYEQATDTRYTPYVIEPAAGLTRSLMAFLVDAYTEDEAPNAKGGVDKRVVLKLDRRLAPVKVAVLPLSRNADLTPKAKDLAQQLRQYWNVEFDDAGAIGRRYRRQDEIGTPFCITVDFDTLDDHAVTIRERDTMAQERVALDQVEGYIASRLIGA, encoded by the coding sequence GTGGCACCCAAGTCCAAAGTCGAAACCGTCGCCAACCTCGCCAAGCGCAGAGGCCTCGTCTACCCGTGCGGCGAGATCTACGGCGGTACCAAGTCGGCCTGGGATTACGGCCCGTTGGGCGTCGAGCTCAAGGAGAACATCAAGAAGCAGTGGTGGCGCAACATGATCACCAGCCGGGACGACACCGTCGGGCTCGACTCGTCGGTGATCCTGCCCCGCCAGGTGTGGGAGGCGTCCGGTCACGTCGAGACGTTCTCGGACCCGCTGGTGGAGTCGCTGCACACACACAAGCGGTACCGCGCCGATCACCTCATCGAGGCCTACGAAGAGAAGCACGGCCATCCGCCGGAGAACGGCCTGGCCGATATCCGCGACCCCGAGACCGGTGAGCCCGGTTCGTGGACCGAGCCGCGTGCGTTCTCGGGCCTGCTCAAGACCTTCCTCGGCCCGGTCGACAACGAAGAGGGCCTGCATTACCTGCGTCCAGAGACTGCGCAGGGCATCTTCGTCAACTTCGCCAACGTGTTGACCACCTCGCGCAAGAAGCCGCCGTTCGGTATCGGCCAGATCGGCAAGAGCTTCCGTAACGAGATCACTCCCGGAAACTTCATCTTCCGCACCCGCGAGTTCGAGCAGATGGAGATGGAATTCTTCGTCAAGCCCGGCGAGGACGACGAGTGGCATCAGTACTGGATCGACTACCGCATGAAGTGGTACACCGATCTCGGTATCGATCCGGAGAACCTGCGGCTCTACGAGCACGCCAAGGAGAAGCTGTCGCACTACTCCAAGCGCACCGTGGACATCGAGTACAAGTTCGGTTTCCAGGGCAGTGCGTGGGGTGAGCTCGAGGGTGTCGCGAACCGCACGGATTACGACCTGTCGGTGCACTCGAAGGCGTCGGGCCAGGACCTGAGCTACTACGAGCAGGCCACCGACACTCGCTACACCCCGTATGTCATCGAGCCGGCGGCAGGCCTGACGCGTTCGCTGATGGCGTTCCTCGTCGACGCGTACACCGAGGACGAGGCTCCCAACGCCAAGGGCGGTGTCGACAAGCGTGTCGTGCTCAAGCTCGATCGCCGTCTTGCCCCGGTGAAGGTAGCGGTGCTCCCGCTCTCGCGTAACGCCGATCTGACGCCGAAGGCGAAAGATCTTGCGCAGCAACTGCGTCAGTACTGGAACGTCGAATTCGACGACGCCGGAGCGATCGGTCGCCGCTACCGTCGTCAGGACGAGATCGGTACCCCGTTCTGCATCACCGTCGACTTCGACACGCTCGACGACCACGCAGTCACCATCCGCGAACGCGACACGATGGCGCAGGAGCGCGTGGCTCTCGATCAGGTCGAGGGCTACATCGCGTCCCGGTTGATCGGCGCATAG